The following is a genomic window from Sphingobacterium spiritivorum.
TATATGCTGTATGGGATTTTATGTCCTTATTGAAAGCGCTTCAGGTAAAATTAACCTGTACACAGGTTCCCTGGTTTGCTTCCGCATATCCCAATACCCGATATCTGATCAATGAGATTGTACTCGCTGAAGAATCGGATGAATATATAGATGGTTCCCGTCTAAGCCATTTTGAAATGTACCTCGACGCTATGCTTACTATAGGAGCAGATCCGCAGGCTATGCTGGATTTTATTAACAGCCTCAGGAATGGGGAGAATATACAGACAGCAATTGATTCAAGTAAGCTGGATATACGCATAAAGGATTTTCTGAATTTTACTTTCGATACAATAGCAAAAGGCGGCGCACATGAGATTGCTTCTGCATTTACATTTGGCAGAGAAGATCTGATACCGGGCATGTTTACCTCCATGCTTAGCAATATACAGAATAACTCACCTGAGGTTGATCTCAGTAAACTGATTTATTACTTTGACAGGCATATATCTCTGGACGGTGATGAGCATGGCCCTTTGGCTATGCAGATGATTACTGAACTGGCCGGAGAAGATGATACAAAATGGCAGGAAATCAAAAATACAGCAAAAGCAGCTCTGAAAAAGAGAATTGCGCTGTGGGATGCCATAAATGACGGACTTGCCCAATGATCAGATTAGCCATCATCAGTGATATACATGGAAATCTGCCTGCATTACAATCTGTATTGGAAGATATCAGACTGAGGGCTATCAGTCAGATTTATTGTCTTGGCGATCTGATTGATTTTGCTCCCTGGGGAAATGAAGTAATCGATCAGATTAAATCTCTGGGTATTCCCTGTCTTCTGGGAAATCATGATGAGCGAATTGCTTTTGATCAGGAGATAAGACCTTTGCCTCACCACAGTGAAGAAGAGACTGCCGTAAGGTATTTAGCGATCAATCACTCTAAGGCAACAATTACTTCGGCTCATAAAGAATTTCTCGCTCAACTTCCGTATCAACTCAGACTGATGTATAAAGTCGGAGCAAAACAGTGGAATATCCAGCTGGTGCATGCCAGTACCCGAAGCAATGATGAATATGTATATGAAGATCATGAGGAGGCAGATCTCATCGAGATGCTGTCACAGTCCGATGCAGACCTGCTGGCAATGGGACATACACATTTATCGTACCGGCGTAAGGTTACGCTTCCTTCAGGAAATGTCAGTACAGCGTTGAACTGTGGTTCTGTAGGTCGTTCAAAGGAGAACGATCGTAAAGCTACGTATGCAGTTATTACGCTTACTGAAGAGGCGTTAGAAACCGAAATTATAAAAGTGGACTATCCGATAGCAGAAGTAGCAGAAGCTATTGCAGAAAGTAGTATCCCGGATTTTTATGCTGATTTTCTATTAAAATCTACATAGAAGAACTTCATAAAATCAAATTTTGGATAAATAAACTCTTCCGCCTGAATCAGTAGATAGGTTGGAACTATTACATTAAAAACCCCGGATTCTTCAAGAATCCGGGGTTTTTAATGTATCAACTTGTGTAGATTGACTTTACTTCATTATTAATTTGTGTCAAATCCCCAATCTATTCCTTTGTTTATTGCAGGCACACCTTTGGAAATCCAGTTTGGAGCAGGTTTTCCTTTCAGAAAGTGATCAAAAAACTGTGCTTCACGTATCTGTATATCCTTACGGTTCTGACGTTGGATAAGATTATGCTCTTCACCATTATAATTGAGCATCCATACAGGTTTTTGTAATCGTCTTAATGCGGTAAACATTTCAATTCCCTGGTACCATGGCACAGCGCCATCATTGTCATTCGCCATAATCACTACAGGTGTGTTTACTTTATCTAACTGGAATAAAGGAGAGTTTTCCAGATAAGTATCCAGTCCTTCCCAAAGTGTCTTTCCTAAGCGGCTTTGCGTTTTTTCATACTGAAACTGACGAGACATACCGGTCTGCCAGCGTATGCCACCGTAGGCCGATGTCATATTGACTACCGGTGCTCCGGTCCATGCTGCAGCATACATATTTGTTCGGGTAATCAGGTGAGCCACCTGGTATCCGCCCCAGCTTTGTCCCTGTATACCCATTTTAGTAGAATCTACCCATGAATTTTGAGCCAGATATCGCATGCCGGAATTGATATATTCTTCAGCCGATTTGCCTGGGCTGCCGATTTCATAGCGAATGTCAGGAGCAAAGACCAGATAACCGTTACTTACGAAATAAGAAATATTCAGACGGGATGGAGTAGGTGCAGGCGCCTGATAGGTGTAAAGACCATCGGATAGCTTTTCGTAAAAATAAGCGATGATAGGATACTTCTTGTTCGGATCAAAGTCTTCCGGTTTATAGAGAATACCCTCAGCAGCATATCCGTTAGGTGTCTTCCAGTGTACCAGTTCTGCAGTTCCCCAGTTGTATTGTTCCTGTTGAGGATTGATATATGTTAGTGGGGTTTCTTTTACAAAATCCGATGTCAGATACAGATCCGGGCTATCTTGGTAATCCTCTTTTGTATAGATGATCGCCTTTTTGTTGTCCGAAGCGCTGTATCTTCTGAAGGTGTAAGGCGCCATGATAATCTTTTCCGGATTTTTGTTTTTCTTATTGGAAACTTCATAGATACCGCTTTCTTTACTCACTTCATTGAAAGCCGTTACCAGATAACTGGTGTTATTCGCTATCAGTGTAGATTTGCGATCTTCTTCACGGGAAAGGTCCAGATAACGTAATACCGTATTTGACGCGCGACCAAGTCCGTTTGTTGCAATAGACTTGTCTTTTCCGTCTAATGCAAAATTCCAGATGTCATATTTATCATTTATAAATACCGATTTTCCGTCTGTAGACCATCCAGCGATTCCGTAAGAGCCAGCCTGTGCAGGCATATCATTGTCTTCGTCAGAAAAGTTGACCGGAAGATCTTTATTTAAGTGTATGGTCTGCCCGCTGGCAATATTAAAACTGTACCAGTTGCTGTTGTCCAGATTGAAATAAACAATATGTGTGCCGTCAGGGGAAATATCCGCATGACCGGAAAAGTTTTCAATTACTTTTTTCTTTTGACCGTTTAAGGTAGATATAACATACAGATCCTGTTTTATTGACGTATTCCATTGGTAAGCTATTCTTCTGCCATAATCTGAAGTAGCCAGAATCCATTCTGCATTTTTGCTGTCACTCAGATAAGTTCTGGAAAACGTATCATCGACAAGCGGTAAGATACGGTTGCCCTGAGCAGGATAGATAACGGCCAGATAGTTTTTAGCCAGATCTCTTTTCAGGTTAACTAATTGTTGTGTTTGCAGATAATCATCCTGCCAGCTCCAGATATCAACTTTAGCATGTTCAAAGTCTACCAGTGTCGTATCGCGTGTACGGGGAACAGGAGCAAGACCGAAAAATAATTTTTCACCGTTATCGCTAAACTGAATATTTCCGTCTCCACTAACATACCAGTTCTGAGGTATATTGGCGCTGTTTTTAGCAGCGATTACAGTCGCCGAATCCTGGCCGGATTTGAAATAGAACAGATTGAAATCCTTTAACAGCGATTTTGCTTTAGAAAGATCACCCAGATAGGCGATCTGATTGCTGGATTTATCAAACTCAAAATTTTTGAAAGCTCCTTTTCTGTTCGTAATCTTAGTTAATTTCTTAGCCGGAAGATCGTAAAGATATACACCCGGAACTTTTGAAAGGGAATCCTTATCCTCTACTTTAGTTGAAAAAATCAATTTTGTTCCCGCCTCATTTATTTTATACTGATCCACCTGTGCAAAATTGGTGGTATCGCCCGTTTGCAGATTAAATAAATGCAATGTGGTAATTGTTTTTTCCTTTTCTTTTTTCTTTTGTGTTGTGTCTTGTGAAGGTTTTGATTTTACATCAGAGACAAATGCCATATATGTGGCTATTTCCTTCGGAACCTGATAAGATTTTACATTTGGAAATTTATATTGATTTCCGGTTTTTACAGCATATACAAAAAGAGAATCTTTGGGCATTTCCTCTGCTTTCTTCTTTTTGATCTTGGCCTGGCGTGTTTCTTCAAAAGTCGGCTTGATCAGTGATACAAAATAACCTTCATCTTTAGTGAGCTGACTGTTATATCCTCTTGGAAGTGTAATGATTTCCTTATTCTCATTATTCTTGAGAACAAATAAACTATTGCCTTCCTGCGGTGTTATACTGTAGAAGATATACGATCCGGAAGGGCTGATATTCGCAGAGCTGATACTTTTCCAGTTGTCATAGACCGTATGGTCGACTGGTTTTTTCTGCGCAAATGCACTTGAAGTAAGAGCTAGTGCTGTGAAAAGACAAAATCTGACTTTCATTTTCAGGTAGTGTTAAAATTTTGTTATAAATGCCAATAATAGTTAATAAATGCTATATTTAGGGTAGTTTATTTGCAACAATGTAGTTAAATTATAATTATTTGATACGTTATGAAGTCTAATGCTGTAGTTATTGCGGTTATCGCAGGTCTTTCCTTTATTATTTTTGGATCCGTACTCGGAGGAGCCTATCGTTATAAATTCAAAAGTTCCAATACGATTAATGTCACAGGAAATGCAAAGAAAGACTTTGAGTCTGATCTGGTAAAATGGACGGCTGTGTACAGTCGGAAGTCTATGGAGCTTAGTGAAGCTTCGGAACAGCTTAAAAGAGACAGGGATCTTGTACGGGACTTTCTTATTAAACAAGGGATCAAATCAAATGAGATCCGGTTTAATGCTGTCAGCATTACCAAAGATTTCAATTATACCAATGACGGTAACGGAAATAGTTACAGCACTTTTTCAGGGTACAGCCTTTCGCAGAATGTAAGCATTGAATCCCGGGATCTGGACAAGGTAGATGCTGCCTCCCGAGAGATTTCAACACTAATCTCTCAGGGTCTGGAGCTTAGTTCCAATACACCGAGTTACTATTACTCCAAGCTGGAAGATCTGAAACTGGAGTTAATTTCTCAAGCCTCCAGTAATGCACATCTGCGTGCCGGTAATATTGCTAAAGAAGCCGGTTCAAGTTTGGGTGATTTAGTAAAAGCAGACCTTGGGATCTTTCAGATCACCGGACAAAATGATAACGAAGAGTACTCTTACGGAGGCGCTTTCAATACGACTTCCAGAAGTAAAACAGCAAATATCACTGTCAAGACCAGCTATTTGACAAATTAAATAACGATACATCAGCATCAACCTGCTGATGTATTCAAAGGTTGTTAAAATGAAAATACTGAATGCGATCCAGTTAAAGGCAGCCGACCAGTTGACGATTGCTGCGCAGCATATTTCTTCATTGGAACTGATGGAAAGAGCTTCCTTTGCACTGACGCTGGCAATAGAACGGGACCTGAAGGATATTTCCGGTTATTCCTTTGCGGTGCTGTGTGGCTCCGGAAATAACGGAGGTGACGGACTTGCCGTTGCCCGCATGCTGCAGGAGAAAGGGGCTGCAGTGCAGATATATCTTCTGAACGCCTCCCGTTACAGCGATGATAACCTTCAGAATCAGAGAAAAGTTCACCCCGATTTTATTAAATCCTTTGAGGCAGGGCAACCTCCTGAAATTAATAAAGACGCCATTATTCTGGATTGTCTTTTCGGTGCAGGCTTGTCCAGACCCCTTGATGAGAGCTATCGTGCGTTGATTGAAAGTATTAACAATCATCCTAATTATATCCTGTCGGCAGATCTTCCTTCTGGATTGCAGGCAGATGTGATCAATACCGCTGATGCAATTGTAGTAAAGGCAACCAAGATATATACATTTCATAGTCCTAAGCTGGCTATGTTGCTTCCTCAGCATCAGGAATGGGTAGATAAATATGAAGTGATTGATATCCGGCTGGATCCGGCTGGGATCCGGCAACAACATGTGGATCATTATTATGTGACTGAACAATGGGCATCCGCAAAGTTGAAAGCCCGCAATCGATTTGCACATAAGGGCACTTTCGGACATGCTTTATTGATCGGCGGAAGCTACGGTAAGATAGGAGCGGTCAGGCTGAGTGCTACTGCTGCTGCCAGATCCGGTTGTGGTCTTGTTACTGTGTATATACCGGGCTGCGGATATACGCCTGTTCAGGCTTCCGTTCCTGAAATAATGGTGCTGACCGATTCAAATAATAATTATATCGCCAATTATCCTGCTATCAAACCTTATACTGCTATAGGAGTAGGTATAGGAATGGGACAGGAGGGACCTACGGGAACTGCATTTGTGAAATTGATGCGATCTCTTGCTTCAGATACCCGACTTGTACTTGATGCAGATGCATTGAACCTGTTGGCTACACGACAGGATTTGATGGCAAATCTTCCCGCAAATACGATTCTTACACCGCATCCAAAAGAATTGAAAAGACTGATCGGAGAATGGACGGATGATATGGAAAAGATAGAAAAGGTCCAAAATTTTACATCCCAGCATCAGGTGATTATCATTGTTAAGGGGGCTAACACGATGACCGTATTGCCGGATGGGAAGTTGTACTTTAATTCTACAGGAAACGCAGGTATGGCAACCGGAGGTAGTGGCGATGTATTGACCGGAATTATCACTTCTTTACTGGCACAGGGGTATGCTGCAGCAGATGCGGCTATACTGGCTGTATATCTTCACGGCGCAGCGGGCGATGCCGCACGAAAGGAATGGGGAGAAGAAAGCCTGATTGCATCTGATATCATTAGCTGCCTGAGCACAGCGTTTCAACACCTCAGATCTTCCCGTATATTTTAAGTAAACGAAATTCGTATCCTTTACAGCGTTGATGTATACCATGTGTAAATAACTTCAGCTCTGTAATTAGTGATCCGAAGTAATATAAATAACAGACAAAAACAGTAATAATGGCAAGTAACGAAATATTTTTTGCGCCGGGAGACAGTCCGAAGATGATGGATGCTTTTAAAAATGCACAACAGACATTTAAATACTTTTGGCGGGAATGGTCCTGGGAAAACAGACGAATTATCCCTGCTTTGACTGTTGCTTGTGTAAAGGTCGCTTTTTCACAGCGGCAGGCAGATCAGGAAGATCCACTGGTGGAGCATATGTGGATCAATGAAGTCGATTTTGACGGAATTAATATAAGAGGGATCTTGGTTAATAGTCCCAATGCATTGACAAATATTGCAAATGGCGATTTTGTAGAAATTCCTTTAGAACAGATCAGTGACTGGTTATTTGCGATACCGGAAAGCAAACCAAAAGGTTTTTCCAAGCTTTTTTCAGGAAATCCTTTACCAAGGGCATATGGCGGATTTACAATTCAGGCTATGCGCTCCGATATGTCTGCTCAGGAACGCAAAGAGCATGACAAAGCATGGGGACTGGACTTTGGTGATTACAGCGAAACATTACTCGTTAATCAGCAAAAAGAGCATCCCGAAAATCTGGAAGAGCATCCTATGAGTAAGAATATGAAAGAAAAACTTATCGAATTTATAAAAGATAATCCGGATGAACTTACCCAGGCAGACGAAGAAGGATATACGCTGTTGCACAGGGAAACCATTGCCGGAAACAAGACGTCTGTGGAAGTGCTTTTAGCTGCCGGAATGGATAAAGAAGCCAAAACAAACCAGGGATATACAGCTCTTGATTTTGCTGCAAAACTGGATTGGAAGCATATCCTTCCTTTATTTGAAACTAAATAGTCGCCATCCTCATGACAAAAATACACCATATCAACTGTCTGAAGATAGTAACAGCAGTGAATGACAATGTGATAGGACATTGTGTATTGATCGAATCGGATCATGAACTATTTCTTATAGACACTGGTGTTGGTCTTTTGGATACAAAGCATCCCAATGAAAGAATAGGAGAGCAGTTGATAGAAATGGCAGGATTCCGCTTTAATGAAGACTGGACTGCAGTAAGGCAAATTGGTGCGTTAGGATTGGAGAATAAACCTGTCACACATTGCATTATTTCCCATCTGGATCCGGATCATATAGGAGGACTTGCTGATTTTCCTGCAGCTACAGTACACGTAGGAAAAGAAGAATATGACAATTTTAATAGCGGAAATCCACGTTATCTGATACATATGCTGGATCATCATCCTGTGATACAAACATATGCCAAAACTACGGATAAATGGTTTGGACTGGAAGCCAGGAAAGTTAATATTAAATCCGACATTGATATATACCTTATTCCCCTGGTCGGGCATACATTGGGACACTGCGGAGTTGCATTCCGACAGTATGACAAATGGTTCTTTTATATAGGCGATGCTTATTATATGAAAAAAGAGCTGACAGATAAGGGGCATCCGGTCAATGATCTGGCTAAAGCCAGAGCGGATAATAATGAATGGAGGTTGGATACACTGCACAAAATACGTGAATTTATGGATCATCATCCGGATGTAGAGGTTTTTGGTTATCACGATATAGAAGAGTTCGACGCCCTGCTGGATAACATAAAATGAAAAGGAGATACTAAACATGGCAAAGCATAGGTCTTATGATTGATAAAATAAAAATTGTGGATACGCAGATCCTTTCAGACAATTGGTATGTACTGCGTAAAATTACCTATGAATACGTCAAAAAAGATGGGACAAAACAGATACAAAGCAGGGAAGCATACGACCGGGGCAACGGAGCTACTATCTTACTCTATAATGAACAGCAAAAAACAGTGATTCTTACCCGGCAATTCAGATTGCCGACCTATGTCAATGGCAACAGCAGTGGCATGCTTATAGAAACATGTGCGGGGTTATTGGATCAGGATAATCCGGAAGATTGTATAAGACGGGAAACGGAAGAAGAGACGGGTTATCAAATAAAAGATGTGCGGAAAGTATTTGAAGCATATATGTCTCCGGGTTCGGTAACTGAGATCTTATATTTTTTTATTGCTGCATATGATAAAGAAATGAAAGTCACAGAGGGTGGGGGACTGGAACAGGAGGAAGAGAATATCGAAGTGCTGGAATACCCTATTGAAGATGCTATGAATATGATAACAAATGGCGAAATCAAAGACGGTAAAACTATTATGCTGCTCCAATATATAAAATTGCACGGTATTCTATAGTCATATGGATTATTCAGATACACATACAGCCGGTGAAAACACCGGCTGTATGTGTTTGGCAGCTATAGCAGCAGATTTTTTTGTCTATGCTGCAGCCTGAAACAGGTGCTGCTGTTTCCGAAAAAATAATATGTTTTGGAATATCTCATTGCAAAACTTTTACTAATAGTATTTTTCTCGTAATTTGTATCAAATTACCATTGTGAAACAATAACCAATATGTATTCCTAATATGAGATACCTTATCGTCATATTATTTTTATGCTATGTATTTCCAATACGTGCTCAAGGTCATTTTGAATTTATAAAGGATGAAGAAAAAGCCGTTATCCCTTTTCAGTTCGTAAGAAATCTGGCTCTTGTTCCTATTAAGATTAATGGGGTGGATCTGATATTTCTCGTAGATACCGGTGTTAAGGAAACAATCCTGTTTAGTCTGGAAGACAATACGCTGAGTTTCAAAAATACCAAAAAGCTTAAGTTTAACGGATTGGGTGAAAACGAAGGGATAGAAGCTATTCAGGCTACTGGTAATACTGTAGAGGTGGGCGGAGAACTCATCGATACGGCACACACAGTATATGTGATATTAAACAGTGATTTTAATTTTTCGGCTTATGTTGGTGTGCCTATAAACGGTATTCTGGGAAGTCATTTTTTTAAAGATCATCCTGTAGAAGTAGATTTTGTAAAGCATAAGCTTACGGTTTACAGGGATAGTGAGCAGATTGAACGAAAAGTCAGAAAATATGAACGTCTGGATATAGAACTGGAAAACAGCAGACCTTATATCGATACCTGGTTATCGTTACAGCAGGAGGGTATAAAAGCCAAAATGCTGGTAGATATGGGCAACAGTGATGCTATTATGGTATTTCCTTCGCGCGTACGTGATTTCAGACTGAATGAGCCGAATATAGAAGAATTTATAGGGCGGGGATTTAGCGGAGATATACATGGCAGGATGAGTCGTATCCATCAGTTTCAGATGGGAAAATTTATCTTCAGGACTCCTACATCCTCATTCCCAGACAGTATTGCTGTCCGTTCTGCCAAACTCGTAAAAGATAGGGTAGGTTCGGTAGGAAATGAGCTGCTGATGCGCTTTAATATCGTATTTGATTATACAAGTCAGGCTATTTATATCCGAAAGAATAAATTTTACAACAAACCATTTCTGGTAGATATGAGTGGCTTAGATGTCAAGCATGATGGTATGATTTGGGTACAGGACTGGGTAAAAGTAAATATTCCGTCGGAAGTGAAAAATGATCAGTTGACCAGTACCAAGCCTGTATATGAAGCATCTACAGGAGCTTTACAATATAAATTTGTGCTGAAGCCATCCTATTCTATTGTCAGTGTCAGAAAAGGTTCTCCTGCAGAAAATGCAGGCCTGAAGAAAGGAGATATGCTAATCAGTATCAACAGAAGAATGACCGGAATGATGTCTTTGGATCAGATACAACATTCTCTGAGTGAAGATGAAGGAAAAAAAATTAACATGGTCATCCGAAGAAATGATCAGGATGTTAAGGTTTCTTTCCGGCTTAAAGATCCGATTCCTTATATAGAGCCATCGTAGTTTACAGGCTTGCTGACAATCTTCTCTATCTCATATTGATAACTTTGTCAACAATATATACGGTGTTGCCTCTCCAGGGAATCACACCGTGAAATTCCTTATAATGAAGGTCGAAATATTTACCACTATTCATTTCCAGTACATGAAATACGGAATCATCTTCGATCGAAAATTCAAATTCATAGCTGGCCAGTCCTCCCGTTTTGCCTTGTCCGATTCCCTCCTGTATCAGTTTGCCTTCATAAGTTTTGAAGATATTTCCCTTTTTGACTGCAAAATTCAATTTTCCGGACTTGACCCCTTCACCAAATACGAAATAGTACTTGTAATAAACAGATCCGGCTCCAGTAGCAATTAAAATGAGAAGGAGAATGATTAAAAATTTTTTAAATCCGCTTTTTTTTCTTGGGGCTGTATTATTATCTTCCATATCCTTAGTTATTAACTGCTGAATGACAACTAAAAGTAAAGAGAATAATTGATAATTAACACATGGGTATAAAATAAAAAGAGGTGAATTTTTTCACCTCTTTCTGATTATCCTAATGTTTTCATTTCCTGTTCTATCGCCTGTTGAGTCCTGACACTTACAGGTACAAGCGGTAATCGTACATGATCCCTGCCGATACCTTTCTGCTGTAATATGTATTTGACACCGGCCGGATTGCCTTCTATAAAGCATAGGTCCGTAATTTCCAGTAACTCATTATGAATTTGTCTTGCATCAGCATAATTACCCTCTGTGCAAAGTCTGGATAAGGTGGCTACTTTTGCCGGATACGCATTTCCGACTACCGAAATAATACCTACAGCTCCCAGTGCCATCATGGGCAGTGTAGCGGGATCATCTCCCGAGATAAGGAGAAACCCTTCAGGTTTATCTCTCATAATGGCACTGAACTGAGCAAAATTCGCGGATGCTTCTTTGATCGCTACGATATTATCAAAATCCTTTGCCAGGCGAATCGTTGTTTCAGCTGTCATGTTGCTGCCTGTTCTTCCCGGAACATTATATAAGATAACCGGAAGTTTTGAAGCGGTAGCTATTGCCTTATAATGCTGGTAGATACCCTCTTGAGTAGGTTTGTTGTAATATGGTGAAACAGAAAGAATCGCACAGTAAGCACTGTTGTCAAATTCCTGTACCTGAGTGACAATTTCTGCAGTATGATTTCCACCAATTCCGGCAACCAATGGAACGCGGCCATTCACCTGTTTGGCAGTAAAATCCCAGATACGCTTTCGTTCTTCTTTAGAAAGTGTAGCGACTTCGCCTGTAGTTCCTAAAGAAACCAAATAGTTCATACCTTCATTGATCTGAAGCTCGATCAGTTGTGCCAGGGCTTCAAAATCAATAGATCCTTCTGCATTAAACGGAGTGACTAATGCGACTCCTGCTCCGTGAAGCTCGTTCATTGTGTTGTTTTTGATTAATGGATATTGTTAATTGTAATATATTTTGTTTAGTTGTTTATCAGAACCAGCAGTTCCTGTTCGTTGATAATAGGAACCTGTAATTTTTCTGCTTTCGCAAGTTTGGATGGTCCCATCTTGTCTCCTGCAACCAGATAATTGAGTTTGGCTGATATACTGCTCACCATCTTACCTCCATGACTTTCGATAAGTGCCGTTAATTCTTCTCTCGAAAAATCTGCAAATACGCCGGAGATCAGAAAAGTCTTTCCTTCCAGACCGTTGCCGGCAAGTATGACTTCTTTCTCTTCAATCTCAAACTGCAGTCCGTAATCTTTTAATTTTTGTATCTGATTCTGATGTATCGGTGTATTCAGGTATTGATGCACACTTTCAGCAATACGACCTCCGATATCCTGTACGGAGGCGATTTCTTCTACAGAAGCCTGCGCCAATGCATCGATATTCTTAAAATACAAAGCCAGTTTTTTTGCGATAGTCTCTCCAACATGACGGATACCCAATGCAAAAAGTACTTTCTCAAATGGTTTTTCTTTGGATTTTTCTATACCCTTGAGCATATTGTCAATAGACTTTTGCCCAAAGCGTTCCATTTGTTGCAGTTCCTCTTCATGCTCTTTAAGACTATAGATATCGACCACGTTTCGGATCAATCCTTTTTTGAAAAAAGTCTCAATGGTCTCATTTCCCATGCCTTCGATATCCATCATTTTACGTCCGATAAAATGTTGCATCTTACCTATAATCTGGGGAGGACATCCATCTTCATTTGGACAGTAATGTACAGCTTCTCCTTCTTCACGAACGAGTAAGGTCTGGCATTCCGGACAGTGTGTAGGATAATGAAATGGCAGGGCATCCGGCTTACGTTTTTCCAGATTGGCGGCAATGACTTTAGGAATGATTTCGCCACCCTTTTCTACGTAAACTGTATCCTGTTCGTGCAGGTCCAGACGCACTATTTCATTTGCATTGTGAAGAGAGGCACGCTTTACGGTAGTTCCTGCCAGTGACACAGGTTGCAGATTGGCTACAGGTGTTACTGCTCCTGTACGACCTACCTGATAGCTGATAGACTTTAAAATAGTCTCTACACGCTCTGCTTTAAATTTATAAGA
Proteins encoded in this region:
- a CDS encoding DUF3050 domain-containing protein; translated protein: MDRIQEVQDYIQAERDVLLKHPLYEKLNDLESLKHFTEVHVYAVWDFMSLLKALQVKLTCTQVPWFASAYPNTRYLINEIVLAEESDEYIDGSRLSHFEMYLDAMLTIGADPQAMLDFINSLRNGENIQTAIDSSKLDIRIKDFLNFTFDTIAKGGAHEIASAFTFGREDLIPGMFTSMLSNIQNNSPEVDLSKLIYYFDRHISLDGDEHGPLAMQMITELAGEDDTKWQEIKNTAKAALKKRIALWDAINDGLAQ
- a CDS encoding metallophosphoesterase family protein encodes the protein MIRLAIISDIHGNLPALQSVLEDIRLRAISQIYCLGDLIDFAPWGNEVIDQIKSLGIPCLLGNHDERIAFDQEIRPLPHHSEEETAVRYLAINHSKATITSAHKEFLAQLPYQLRLMYKVGAKQWNIQLVHASTRSNDEYVYEDHEEADLIEMLSQSDADLLAMGHTHLSYRRKVTLPSGNVSTALNCGSVGRSKENDRKATYAVITLTEEALETEIIKVDYPIAEVAEAIAESSIPDFYADFLLKST
- a CDS encoding S9 family peptidase, translated to MKVRFCLFTALALTSSAFAQKKPVDHTVYDNWKSISSANISPSGSYIFYSITPQEGNSLFVLKNNENKEIITLPRGYNSQLTKDEGYFVSLIKPTFEETRQAKIKKKKAEEMPKDSLFVYAVKTGNQYKFPNVKSYQVPKEIATYMAFVSDVKSKPSQDTTQKKKEKEKTITTLHLFNLQTGDTTNFAQVDQYKINEAGTKLIFSTKVEDKDSLSKVPGVYLYDLPAKKLTKITNRKGAFKNFEFDKSSNQIAYLGDLSKAKSLLKDFNLFYFKSGQDSATVIAAKNSANIPQNWYVSGDGNIQFSDNGEKLFFGLAPVPRTRDTTLVDFEHAKVDIWSWQDDYLQTQQLVNLKRDLAKNYLAVIYPAQGNRILPLVDDTFSRTYLSDSKNAEWILATSDYGRRIAYQWNTSIKQDLYVISTLNGQKKKVIENFSGHADISPDGTHIVYFNLDNSNWYSFNIASGQTIHLNKDLPVNFSDEDNDMPAQAGSYGIAGWSTDGKSVFINDKYDIWNFALDGKDKSIATNGLGRASNTVLRYLDLSREEDRKSTLIANNTSYLVTAFNEVSKESGIYEVSNKKNKNPEKIIMAPYTFRRYSASDNKKAIIYTKEDYQDSPDLYLTSDFVKETPLTYINPQQEQYNWGTAELVHWKTPNGYAAEGILYKPEDFDPNKKYPIIAYFYEKLSDGLYTYQAPAPTPSRLNISYFVSNGYLVFAPDIRYEIGSPGKSAEEYINSGMRYLAQNSWVDSTKMGIQGQSWGGYQVAHLITRTNMYAAAWTGAPVVNMTSAYGGIRWQTGMSRQFQYEKTQSRLGKTLWEGLDTYLENSPLFQLDKVNTPVVIMANDNDGAVPWYQGIEMFTALRRLQKPVWMLNYNGEEHNLIQRQNRKDIQIREAQFFDHFLKGKPAPNWISKGVPAINKGIDWGFDTN
- a CDS encoding SIMPL domain-containing protein encodes the protein MKSNAVVIAVIAGLSFIIFGSVLGGAYRYKFKSSNTINVTGNAKKDFESDLVKWTAVYSRKSMELSEASEQLKRDRDLVRDFLIKQGIKSNEIRFNAVSITKDFNYTNDGNGNSYSTFSGYSLSQNVSIESRDLDKVDAASREISTLISQGLELSSNTPSYYYSKLEDLKLELISQASSNAHLRAGNIAKEAGSSLGDLVKADLGIFQITGQNDNEEYSYGGAFNTTSRSKTANITVKTSYLTN
- a CDS encoding NAD(P)H-hydrate dehydratase; protein product: MKILNAIQLKAADQLTIAAQHISSLELMERASFALTLAIERDLKDISGYSFAVLCGSGNNGGDGLAVARMLQEKGAAVQIYLLNASRYSDDNLQNQRKVHPDFIKSFEAGQPPEINKDAIILDCLFGAGLSRPLDESYRALIESINNHPNYILSADLPSGLQADVINTADAIVVKATKIYTFHSPKLAMLLPQHQEWVDKYEVIDIRLDPAGIRQQHVDHYYVTEQWASAKLKARNRFAHKGTFGHALLIGGSYGKIGAVRLSATAAARSGCGLVTVYIPGCGYTPVQASVPEIMVLTDSNNNYIANYPAIKPYTAIGVGIGMGQEGPTGTAFVKLMRSLASDTRLVLDADALNLLATRQDLMANLPANTILTPHPKELKRLIGEWTDDMEKIEKVQNFTSQHQVIIIVKGANTMTVLPDGKLYFNSTGNAGMATGGSGDVLTGIITSLLAQGYAAADAAILAVYLHGAAGDAARKEWGEESLIASDIISCLSTAFQHLRSSRIF
- a CDS encoding DUF2314 domain-containing protein; this translates as MASNEIFFAPGDSPKMMDAFKNAQQTFKYFWREWSWENRRIIPALTVACVKVAFSQRQADQEDPLVEHMWINEVDFDGINIRGILVNSPNALTNIANGDFVEIPLEQISDWLFAIPESKPKGFSKLFSGNPLPRAYGGFTIQAMRSDMSAQERKEHDKAWGLDFGDYSETLLVNQQKEHPENLEEHPMSKNMKEKLIEFIKDNPDELTQADEEGYTLLHRETIAGNKTSVEVLLAAGMDKEAKTNQGYTALDFAAKLDWKHILPLFETK